From the Candidatus Eremiobacterota bacterium genome, the window CGTGATCATGCTCGGCAATTACCGTTCCTATCAATACCGTGCCGAAGAAAAGAAGCTGCTCCTTTTCCTTGCAGACCAGATGGCCCTGGGCATCCAGAATATCACTCTCTACAGCAATGCCATCCTGGAGAAGAACAAGATGCAGGCTATTCTGAACAGTATGGGCGACGGCGTGATAACCCTCAACTGGAAGAGGGAGATAACGGCCTGTAACGAAGCCGCCCTCACCATCTCGGGCTGGAGTGAAGAGGAAATGATCGGGAAATCCTGCCCCGATTTATTCCATGGCAAGGATCACTCGGGAATCGACCAGTGCGAGTCAAACTGCCCCCTCATCCAGATGCTGAGGTCTGAAGAGTCCATGTCCAGGGGCATCAAGAACAAGGGGAGCATAGTCACGAAGAACGGCGAGGAAAAGTACATAGAAGCCACCCACTCGCTTCTCTCCGTGGAGAGCGATCTCACCGGCGAGGTGATAGTATTCCGCGATGTGACGGAAGAGAAGATGCTCCAGCAGATGAAGTCTGATTTCATTGCGAGCGTGGCCCATGACCTCAGGACGCCCCTTGCCGCCATCAAGGGCTATGCCATGACCCTCATCAAGCATGGGGGAAAATTTGACAAGGATACGCAGAAAGAGTTTTTCATGATAATAAACTCTGAGATTGACAGGCTCACCAGGCTCCTTGAGAACCTTCTGAACCTCACCAAGATGGAAGTGGGAAAGCTTATCACCCGTTCTGAGAATTTCAACGTGCTGATCCTTCTGAAGAAGGTCAAGGATCTTTACCAGATGAATACTTCCAAGCATGCCATCACTATTGACGGCGGCCAGAACATGCCTTATGTCCGTGCCGACATTGACCAGGTCGAGCAGATTCTGAACAATCTTGTGAGCAATGCAATCAAGTATTCTCCCCAGGGAGGGCATGTCGCTCTCAGTCTTGCCGTTGACGACGGCTTTGTAAGGGTCTGTGCTGAAGATGAGGGCATTGGCATCCCCGAGCATGAGCTTCAGAATGTCTTTGAGCGCTACCACCGCGTTGACAGCTCGATGACCAGGAGGATTGCCGGGACAGGCCTGGGCCTTTACATCACCAAGATTCTTGCCGAGGCCCAGGGCGGGAAGGTATGGGTTGAGAGCACCCAGGGAAAGGGCTCGCGGTTCTTTTTCACCCTTCCCGTGGCATAAAATCACTTACGGAGGCAGAGGAATGAAATGATTAAAAGAGGCACGACACTGCTCGGCATACTGATGGTGCTGGCACTCTTTTCCGCCGGAAGGGCATGGGCCCAGCTTCCTGACTCGCTGAAGAAAAAGCTCCACTCCCAGAAGGAGTGCGGCGTCTTCGTGGTCATGGACAGGAACGTGGCCGATATCAGCCGCCTTGCCAGAGAGCCCGCCATGGCAAAGATACTGGTGATCCAGGTCATGCCCGAGAAAATGACGGCCGAGCTCGGTGATGTGCTCATGAAATGGGTCCGCGACGAGGGGGGCACCGTATGGTTTTATGACTCCCGCCTTGCAAAATATTTCGGGATGGAGGAGCTGCCCATCACGGCTGCGGCAATGAGCAAGAAGATGGACGGTGAATACGGAGGCAGGAAGCATCCGGGAATCGCCATACTGGGCCAGCCTTTCGGCGAGCACCCCGTGCTGTCGGGGGTGACGGGAGCCGTGGTTTTTGTGATGAAGGTAAGCGAGGGAAATTACAGCGCCGTGAACTCAGGGGGAGCCGTCAAGGCCCTTCTCAAGACAGAGCTGATAAAGCCTGCCGCCATATCGGCAATCAGGGAAGAAGGGAAAGGTCGTGTCATCCTCAAGCCCCTTCTCTGGCCTGATCAGGTTGACGGCGCCCGTTTCCAGGCGAACCTGCTGGAGTATTCGGCAGGATTCCCCATCCCCCGCATCACCGACGAGCAGTCCAGGATTACCGACGAGCTCCTTGTGGAGAAGAAAGAGGGAGCAGCCCTCAAGGAAGTTGATGTCCTCGTTCTTGCCGACGGGCGGACCGTGTGGGGCAAAGTGCTGGAAGGCGACATCACCATGGAGGCGCCTGACAAGAGCGTCAAGTGCCTGGTAGGTGACATCAGCTCAATTGAGATTGGGGAGGCTTCCGGGCTTGACACCATGATTACCAAAAAAGACAAGAAGCTGAAGGGCTTTCTCTCCCTCAAGGGGGGGCTCCAGTTCATGACGCCGAGCGGGGCGAAAGTCTTACTGGAGAAAAAGGAGATAAAAAAGATTCTCTTTAACCGGAGCAAGGAGGAACAGGGTCGTGGAAGAATTGACACCCCGGATAATAGTGGAGGAACTCGATAAGTTCATCATAGGCCAGCAGGAAGCGAAGCGGTCGGTGGCCATTGCGCTGAGAAACCGCTACAGGAGGGAAAGGCTCCCTGAAGACCTGAGAGATGAAGTGATACCCAAGAATATCCTCATGATAGGGCCCACGGGCGTAGGGAAAACGGAGATTGCGAGGAGGCTTGCCCGCCTTACGCAGGCCCCCTTCATCAAGATTGAGGCGACCAAGTACACCGAGGTCGGATATGTGGGACGCGATGTGGAATCTATGATACGGGACCTTGTCGAGGCTTCGGTGCGCATGGTAGAAAGAGAGCGGCGGCTTGCTGTTGAAGAGAGGGCGAAAGAGCTCGCTACGGAGAGGATTCTCAACATCATGAAGCCGCGCTTTAAAAAGGAGCAAGGCACGTCGCCTCTCTCGGTGCTTCTCGGCGGCATGGGCATCCCTTCGCCCGGTCAGAACACCCACCAGGCAGAAGACCGCGGCGAAGAGTTCGAACAAGAGAGAGGCAGCCTCAAGGACCGCCTCGAATCGGGGGAGCTTGACGAGGTGACCATAGAGATAGAGATTGAGGAAGGCATTCCCTCGGTGATAGAGGTCTTTTCCGGCTCGGGCATGGAAGAGATGGGGGTGAATTTCCAGGACATCCTGGGGGGCCTCCTGCCCAAGCGGAAAAAGAAAAGGACGGTCACGGTGGCCGACGCCAAGAAGATCCTTGCCTTTGAGGAGGCGCAGAGGCTCATTGACATGGAAGAGGTGAAGAGGGAGGCCATCTCGAAGGTCGAGCGCCACGGCATAATCTTCCTCGACGAGCTTGACAAGATCGCGGGAAGAGAGAAGGGATACGGCCCCGATGTCTCAAGGGAGGGGGTGCAGCGCGATATTCTCCCCATCGTGGAAGGCTCAACGGTGAACACCAAGTATGGGCCAGTGAAGACCGATCACATCCTGTTTATCGCGGCGGGAGCTTTTCACGTGAGCAAGCCCTCCGATCTGATCCCGGAGCTCCAGGGCCGTTTCCCCATAAGGGTTGAGCTCAAGAGCCTCACGAGAGAGGATTTTGTCAAGATTCT encodes:
- the hslU gene encoding ATP-dependent protease ATPase subunit HslU; translation: MEELTPRIIVEELDKFIIGQQEAKRSVAIALRNRYRRERLPEDLRDEVIPKNILMIGPTGVGKTEIARRLARLTQAPFIKIEATKYTEVGYVGRDVESMIRDLVEASVRMVERERRLAVEERAKELATERILNIMKPRFKKEQGTSPLSVLLGGMGIPSPGQNTHQAEDRGEEFEQERGSLKDRLESGELDEVTIEIEIEEGIPSVIEVFSGSGMEEMGVNFQDILGGLLPKRKKKRTVTVADAKKILAFEEAQRLIDMEEVKREAISKVERHGIIFLDELDKIAGREKGYGPDVSREGVQRDILPIVEGSTVNTKYGPVKTDHILFIAAGAFHVSKPSDLIPELQGRFPIRVELKSLTREDFVKILTEPRNALVRQYRELLLTEGVEVDFTNEGIDEIARLSEQVNEQTENIGARRLHTIMEKLLENLSFSASEHGGDKISIDGEYVRHELQDIVKDKDLSRYIL